A region of candidate division KSB1 bacterium DNA encodes the following proteins:
- a CDS encoding c-type cytochrome, with amino-acid sequence MKRFASLLLIGSLCVVALTAASKTQKKMSSTSNLRVTQIAGKKLFQLKSCVDCHTLARKTEGKLTPVANKRDDAWFSEHVAKESPLVLQAAKSKRRQKRVLKKEVAALDDFLYQSKPEEKKQIAGLTEDVFGGAYLVYQNNCINCHSIAGAGKEIAPDLTHIAKEHGDKEWLIKNLINPQQFAPESLMPKFDKLPEEDLGKIAEYLLTLE; translated from the coding sequence ATGAAAAGATTTGCATCATTATTATTGATCGGGTCACTTTGTGTTGTGGCTTTGACGGCCGCAAGCAAAACTCAAAAAAAGATGTCCAGCACCAGCAATTTACGCGTGACCCAAATTGCCGGTAAAAAGCTGTTCCAGTTAAAGAGTTGTGTGGACTGCCACACTCTAGCCCGGAAAACCGAAGGTAAACTCACACCGGTGGCCAATAAGCGCGACGATGCCTGGTTTAGCGAGCATGTCGCAAAAGAATCTCCGCTAGTTTTACAGGCGGCAAAGTCAAAACGGCGGCAAAAGCGGGTGCTTAAAAAAGAAGTTGCTGCACTCGATGATTTTCTTTATCAAAGCAAGCCAGAGGAAAAAAAGCAGATAGCCGGATTAACTGAGGATGTCTTCGGCGGCGCGTATCTTGTTTATCAAAACAACTGCATTAATTGCCATTCGATTGCCGGAGCCGGTAAAGAGATCGCACCTGACTTGACTCACATCGCTAAAGAGCATGGGGATAAAGAGTGGCTGATTAAGAATTTGATTAACCCCCAGCAGTTTGCGCCTGAATCTTTGATGCCTAAATTTGATAAGCTGCCTGAGGAGGATCTTGGAAAAATAGCCGAGTATCTCCTGACTTTAGAATAG